The Benincasa hispida cultivar B227 chromosome 9, ASM972705v1, whole genome shotgun sequence genome has a segment encoding these proteins:
- the LOC120087243 gene encoding fimbrin-2 has translation MSGYVGILVSDPWLQNQFTQVELRSLKSHYMSMKRENGKLKLGDLASKMSRLKVVGENLTEQERASFIQDLYQNQDDEVDYEFFLKIYLKLQAHASARTGSTGAKTSSAFLKAATTTLLHTISESEKASYVAHINNYLSQDKFLKRYLPIDPSTNNLFEIAKDGVLLCKLINVAVPGTIDDRAINTKAVLNPWERNENHTLCLNSAKAIGCTVVNIGTQDFIEGRRHLVLGLISQIIKIQLLADLNLKKTPQLVELVDDSKDVEELMSLPPEKILLRWMNFQLKKGGYKKTVTNFSSDIKDAEAYAYLLKVLAPEHSNPSILTVKDSLERAKLVLEHADKMGCKRYLTARDIVEGSPNLNLAFVAHIFQHRNGLSTQTKQISFLETMPDDAQISREERAFRLWINSMGLSTYINNVFEDLRNGWILLETLDKVSPGIVNWKIANKPPIKMPFRKVENCNQVVKIGKQLKFSLVNIAGNDIVQGNKKLILAYLWQLMRYNILQLLKNLRFHSFGKEITDADILQWANSKVRSSGSQCRMDSFKDKSLSNGTFFLELLSSVQPRVVNWSLVTKGISEEEKKMNATYIISIARKLGCSIFLLPEDITEVNQKMILTLTASIMYWFLKQGGDDKASVSSDSENSSQSEVISNSTTDDSASESSADENGNM, from the exons ATGTCAGGCTATGTTGGCATTCTCGTCTCAGATCCATGGCTCCAGAATCAGTTCACTCAAGTCGAGCTCCGGAGTCTTAAGTCTCAT TATATGAGTATGAAGAGAGAGAACGGTAAGCTTAAACTTGGAGACTTGGCTTCTAAGATGTCGAGGCTTAAAGTTGTCGGAGAGAATCTTACGGAGCAAGAGAGAGCTTCTTTTATACAAGATTTGTATCAGAATCAGGATGATGAAGTCGATTACGAATTCTTCCTTAAA ATTTATCTGAAATTGCAAGCTCATGCAAGTGCTAGAACCGGAAGTACTGGTGCGAAAACTTCATCGGCATTTCTTAAGGCCGCCACCACTACTTTGCTTCATACAATTAGCGAATCCGAGAAGGCATCTTATGTCGCACATATCAACAATTACCTTTCACAAGATAAATTTCTTAAGAGATACCTCCCTATAGACCCTTCCACGAACAATCTATTCGAGATTGCAAAGGACGGAGTTCTTCTCTG TAAACTAATCAATGTGGCGGTTCCTGGAACTATTGATGATCGTGCAATCAATACAAAGGCTGTGCTCAACCCTTGGGAAAGAAATGAAAACCATACACTTTGCCTCAATTCTGCAAAGGCCATTGGATGCACTGTAGTAAATATTGGAACACAGGATTTCATTGAaggaagg CGGCATCTTGTACTTGGACTTATATCTCAGATTATTAAG ATACAATTATTGGCAGACCTCAACCTCAAAAAGACCCCTCAGTTGGTGGAGTTGGTTGATGATAGTAAG GATGTGGAGGAGTTGATGAGCCTACCTCCGGAAAAGATCTTACTGAGGTGGATGAATTTTCAACTTAAGAAAGGAGGATACAAAAAGACAGTAACAAATTTCTCTTCTGACATAAAG GATGCAGAAGCATATGCTTACCTTTTAAAAGTCCTTGCACCTGAGCACAGTAATCCATCAATATTGACGGTGAAAGATTCTTTAGAACGAGCAAAGTTGGTTCTTGAACATGCAGATAAGATGGGTTGCAAAAGATACCTCACAGCTAGGGATATAGTGGAAGGTTCACCAAATTTGAACCTTGCTTTTGTTGCTCATATCTTTCAGCATAG GAATGGGCTGTCTACGCAGACGAAGCAGATATCTTTTTTAGAGACAATGCCAGATGACGCCCAAATTTCCAGGGAAGAGAGAGCATTCCGTTTATGGATAAACAGCATGGGGCTTTCAACTTATATCAATAATGTCTTTGAGGATCTTAGAAATGG GTGGATTCTTCTTGAGACGCTAGACAAGGTGTCCCCAGGAATTGTTAATTGGAAGATTGCAAATAAGCCTCCAATTAAAATGCCATTTAGAAAAGTAGAAAACTGCAATCAAGTTGTCAAAATAGGGAAGCAATTGAAGTTCTCCCTGGTCAATATTGCTGGAAATGATATTGTGCAAgggaataaaaaattgatattgg CTTACTTGTGGCAACTGATGAGATACAATATCCTTCAACTTCTAAAGAACTTAAGATTCCACTCATTTGGAAAGGAAATCACCGATGCTGATATTTTGCAATGGGCAAATAGCAAAGTCAGAAGTTCTGGGAGCCAGTGTCGCATGGATAGTTTCAAG GACAAGAGTTTGTCGAATGGAACATTTTTCCTGGAGCTTCTCAGTTCAGTGCAACCTAGAGTTGTGAATTGGAGTCTTGTTACCAAAGGAATCTCCG AGGAGGAGAAAAAGATGAACGCAACGTACATCATTAGCATTGCAAGGAAGCTTGGATGTTCCATATTTTTGCTTCCTGAAGACATCACTGAG GTGAATCAAAAGATGATCCTCACTTTAACTGCAAGCATAATGTATTGGTTCTTGAAACAAGGTGGCGATGACAAAGCTTCGGTGAGTTCAGACAGCGAAAACAGCAGCCAATCAGAGGTGATTTCGAACTCGACGACCGATGACTCAGCCTCCGAGTCATCAGCAGATGAAAATGGTAATATGTAA